The Pan troglodytes isolate AG18354 chromosome 1, NHGRI_mPanTro3-v2.0_pri, whole genome shotgun sequence genome includes a region encoding these proteins:
- the GBP5 gene encoding guanylate-binding protein 5 isoform X2, which yields MPRQRNILDMALEIHMSDPMCLIENFNEQLKVNQEALEILSAITQPVVVVAIVGLYRTGKSYLMNKLAGKNKGFSVASTVQSHTKGIWIWCVPHPNWPNHTLVLLDTEGLGDVEKADKKNDIQIFALALLLSSTFVYNTVNKIDQGAIDLLHNVTELTDLLKARNSPDLDRVEDPADSASFFPDLVWTLRDFCLGLEIDGQLVTPDEYLENSLRPKQGSDQRVQNFNLPRLCIQKFFPKKKCFIFDLPAHQKKLAQLETLPDDELEPEFVQQVTEFCSYIFSHSMTKTLPGGIMVNGSRLKNLVLTYVNAISSGDLPCIENAVLALAQRENSAAVQKAIAHYDQQMGQKVQLPMETLQELLDLHRTSEREAIEVFMKNSFKDVDQSFQKELETLLDAKQNDICKRNSEASLDHCLALLKDIFGPLEEAVKQGIYFKPGGHNLFIQKTEELKAKYYREPRKGIQAEEVLQKYLKSKESVSHAILQTDQALTEKEKQKKEAQVKAEAAEAEAQRLAAIRRQNEQMMQERERLHQEQVRQMEIAQQNWLAEQQKMQQQQMQEQAAQLSTTFQAQNRSLLSELQHAQRTVNNDDPCVLL from the exons atgcccag GCAAAGAAACATCCTAGACATGGCTTTAGAGATCCACATGTCAGACCCCATGTGCCTCATCGAGAACTTTAATGAGCAGCTGAAGGTTAATCAGGAAGCTTTGGAGATCCTGTCTGCCATTACGCAACCTGTAGTTGTGGTAGCGATTGTGGGCCTCTATCGCACTGGCAAATCCTACCTGATGAACAAGCTGGCTGGGAAGAACAAGG GCTTCTCTGTTGCATCTACGGTGCAGTCTCACACCAAGGGAATTTGGATATGGTGTGTGCCTCATCCCAACTGGCCAAATCACACATTAGTTCTGCTTGACACCGAGGGCCTGGGAGATGTAGAGAAG GCTGACAAGAAGAATGATATCCAGATCTTTGCACTGGCACTCTTACTGAGCAGCACCTTTGTGTACAATACTGTGAACAAAATTGATCAGGGTGCTATCGACCTACTGCA CAATGTGACAGAACTGACAGATCTGCTCAAGGCAAGAAACTCACCCGACCTTGACAGGGTTGAAGATCCTGCTGACTCTGCGAGCTTCTTCCCAGACTTAGTGTGGACTCTGAGAGATTTCTGCTTAGGCCTGGAAATAGATGGGCAACTTGTCACACCAGATGAATACCTGGAGAATTCCCTAAGGCCAAAGCAAG GTAGTGATCAAAGAGTTCAAAATTTCAATTTGCCCCGTCTGTGTATACAGAAGTTCTTtccaaaaaagaaatgctttatcTTTGACTTACCTGCTCACCAAAAAAAGCTTGCCCAACTTGAAACACTGCCTGATGATGAGCTAGAGCCTGAATTTGTGCAACAAGTGACAGAATTCTGTTCCTACATCTTTAGCCATTCTATGACCAAGACTCTTCCAGGTGGCATCATGGTCAATGGATCTC GTCTAAAGAACCTGGTGCTGACCTATGTCAATGCCATCAGCAGTGGGGATCTGCCTTGCATAGAGAATGCAGTCCTGGCCTTGGCTCAGAGAGAGAACTCAGCTGCAGTGCAAAAGGCCATTGCCCACTATGACCAGCAAATGGGCCAGAAAGTGCAGCTGCCCATGGAAACCCTCCAGGAGCTGCTGGACCTGCACAGGACCAGTGAGAGGGAGGCCATTGAAGTCTTCATGAAAAACTCTTTCAAGGATGTAGACCAAAGTTTCCAGAAAGAATTGGAG ACTCTACTAGATGCAAAACAGAATGACATTTGTAAACGGAACTCGGAAGCATCCTTGGATCATTGCTTGGCTTTACTTAAGGATATTTTTGGTCCTCTAGAAGAAGCAGTGAAGCAGGGAATTTATTTCAAGCCAGGAGGCCATAATCTCTTcattcagaaaacagaagaacTGAAGGCAAAGTACTATCGGGAGCCTCGGAAAGGAATACAG GCTGAAGAAGTTCTGCAGAAATATTTAAAGTCCAAGGAGTCTGTGAGTCATGCAATATTACAGACTGACCAGGCtctcacagagaaggaaaaacagaagaaag AGGCACAAGTGAAAGCAGAAGCTGCAGAGGCTGAAGCGCAAAGGTTGGCGGCGATTCGAAGGCAGAACGAGCAAATGatgcaggagagggagagactcCATCAGGAACAAGTGAGACAAATGGAGATAGCCCAACAAAATTGGCTGGCAGAGCAACAGAAAATGCAGCAACAACAGATGCAG GAACAGGCTGCACAGCTCAGCACAACATTCCAAGCTCAAAATAGAAGCCTTCTCAGTGAGCTCCAGCACGCCCAGAGGACTGTTAATAACGATGATCCATGTGTTTTACTCTAA
- the GBP5 gene encoding guanylate-binding protein 5 isoform X1, with product MKVSKTMIVIIFMRKNNEYDAMQRNILDMALEIHMSDPMCLIENFNEQLKVNQEALEILSAITQPVVVVAIVGLYRTGKSYLMNKLAGKNKGFSVASTVQSHTKGIWIWCVPHPNWPNHTLVLLDTEGLGDVEKADKKNDIQIFALALLLSSTFVYNTVNKIDQGAIDLLHNVTELTDLLKARNSPDLDRVEDPADSASFFPDLVWTLRDFCLGLEIDGQLVTPDEYLENSLRPKQGSDQRVQNFNLPRLCIQKFFPKKKCFIFDLPAHQKKLAQLETLPDDELEPEFVQQVTEFCSYIFSHSMTKTLPGGIMVNGSRLKNLVLTYVNAISSGDLPCIENAVLALAQRENSAAVQKAIAHYDQQMGQKVQLPMETLQELLDLHRTSEREAIEVFMKNSFKDVDQSFQKELETLLDAKQNDICKRNSEASLDHCLALLKDIFGPLEEAVKQGIYFKPGGHNLFIQKTEELKAKYYREPRKGIQAEEVLQKYLKSKESVSHAILQTDQALTEKEKQKKEAQVKAEAAEAEAQRLAAIRRQNEQMMQERERLHQEQVRQMEIAQQNWLAEQQKMQQQQMQEQAAQLSTTFQAQNRSLLSELQHAQRTVNNDDPCVLL from the exons ATGAAAGTTTCAAAAACTATGATAGTTATTATTTTCATGAGAAAGAACAATGAATATGATGCAAT GCAAAGAAACATCCTAGACATGGCTTTAGAGATCCACATGTCAGACCCCATGTGCCTCATCGAGAACTTTAATGAGCAGCTGAAGGTTAATCAGGAAGCTTTGGAGATCCTGTCTGCCATTACGCAACCTGTAGTTGTGGTAGCGATTGTGGGCCTCTATCGCACTGGCAAATCCTACCTGATGAACAAGCTGGCTGGGAAGAACAAGG GCTTCTCTGTTGCATCTACGGTGCAGTCTCACACCAAGGGAATTTGGATATGGTGTGTGCCTCATCCCAACTGGCCAAATCACACATTAGTTCTGCTTGACACCGAGGGCCTGGGAGATGTAGAGAAG GCTGACAAGAAGAATGATATCCAGATCTTTGCACTGGCACTCTTACTGAGCAGCACCTTTGTGTACAATACTGTGAACAAAATTGATCAGGGTGCTATCGACCTACTGCA CAATGTGACAGAACTGACAGATCTGCTCAAGGCAAGAAACTCACCCGACCTTGACAGGGTTGAAGATCCTGCTGACTCTGCGAGCTTCTTCCCAGACTTAGTGTGGACTCTGAGAGATTTCTGCTTAGGCCTGGAAATAGATGGGCAACTTGTCACACCAGATGAATACCTGGAGAATTCCCTAAGGCCAAAGCAAG GTAGTGATCAAAGAGTTCAAAATTTCAATTTGCCCCGTCTGTGTATACAGAAGTTCTTtccaaaaaagaaatgctttatcTTTGACTTACCTGCTCACCAAAAAAAGCTTGCCCAACTTGAAACACTGCCTGATGATGAGCTAGAGCCTGAATTTGTGCAACAAGTGACAGAATTCTGTTCCTACATCTTTAGCCATTCTATGACCAAGACTCTTCCAGGTGGCATCATGGTCAATGGATCTC GTCTAAAGAACCTGGTGCTGACCTATGTCAATGCCATCAGCAGTGGGGATCTGCCTTGCATAGAGAATGCAGTCCTGGCCTTGGCTCAGAGAGAGAACTCAGCTGCAGTGCAAAAGGCCATTGCCCACTATGACCAGCAAATGGGCCAGAAAGTGCAGCTGCCCATGGAAACCCTCCAGGAGCTGCTGGACCTGCACAGGACCAGTGAGAGGGAGGCCATTGAAGTCTTCATGAAAAACTCTTTCAAGGATGTAGACCAAAGTTTCCAGAAAGAATTGGAG ACTCTACTAGATGCAAAACAGAATGACATTTGTAAACGGAACTCGGAAGCATCCTTGGATCATTGCTTGGCTTTACTTAAGGATATTTTTGGTCCTCTAGAAGAAGCAGTGAAGCAGGGAATTTATTTCAAGCCAGGAGGCCATAATCTCTTcattcagaaaacagaagaacTGAAGGCAAAGTACTATCGGGAGCCTCGGAAAGGAATACAG GCTGAAGAAGTTCTGCAGAAATATTTAAAGTCCAAGGAGTCTGTGAGTCATGCAATATTACAGACTGACCAGGCtctcacagagaaggaaaaacagaagaaag AGGCACAAGTGAAAGCAGAAGCTGCAGAGGCTGAAGCGCAAAGGTTGGCGGCGATTCGAAGGCAGAACGAGCAAATGatgcaggagagggagagactcCATCAGGAACAAGTGAGACAAATGGAGATAGCCCAACAAAATTGGCTGGCAGAGCAACAGAAAATGCAGCAACAACAGATGCAG GAACAGGCTGCACAGCTCAGCACAACATTCCAAGCTCAAAATAGAAGCCTTCTCAGTGAGCTCCAGCACGCCCAGAGGACTGTTAATAACGATGATCCATGTGTTTTACTCTAA
- the GBP5 gene encoding guanylate-binding protein 5 isoform X3 — protein sequence MALEIHMSDPMCLIENFNEQLKVNQEALEILSAITQPVVVVAIVGLYRTGKSYLMNKLAGKNKGFSVASTVQSHTKGIWIWCVPHPNWPNHTLVLLDTEGLGDVEKADKKNDIQIFALALLLSSTFVYNTVNKIDQGAIDLLHNVTELTDLLKARNSPDLDRVEDPADSASFFPDLVWTLRDFCLGLEIDGQLVTPDEYLENSLRPKQGSDQRVQNFNLPRLCIQKFFPKKKCFIFDLPAHQKKLAQLETLPDDELEPEFVQQVTEFCSYIFSHSMTKTLPGGIMVNGSRLKNLVLTYVNAISSGDLPCIENAVLALAQRENSAAVQKAIAHYDQQMGQKVQLPMETLQELLDLHRTSEREAIEVFMKNSFKDVDQSFQKELETLLDAKQNDICKRNSEASLDHCLALLKDIFGPLEEAVKQGIYFKPGGHNLFIQKTEELKAKYYREPRKGIQAEEVLQKYLKSKESVSHAILQTDQALTEKEKQKKEAQVKAEAAEAEAQRLAAIRRQNEQMMQERERLHQEQVRQMEIAQQNWLAEQQKMQQQQMQEQAAQLSTTFQAQNRSLLSELQHAQRTVNNDDPCVLL from the exons ATGGCTTTAGAGATCCACATGTCAGACCCCATGTGCCTCATCGAGAACTTTAATGAGCAGCTGAAGGTTAATCAGGAAGCTTTGGAGATCCTGTCTGCCATTACGCAACCTGTAGTTGTGGTAGCGATTGTGGGCCTCTATCGCACTGGCAAATCCTACCTGATGAACAAGCTGGCTGGGAAGAACAAGG GCTTCTCTGTTGCATCTACGGTGCAGTCTCACACCAAGGGAATTTGGATATGGTGTGTGCCTCATCCCAACTGGCCAAATCACACATTAGTTCTGCTTGACACCGAGGGCCTGGGAGATGTAGAGAAG GCTGACAAGAAGAATGATATCCAGATCTTTGCACTGGCACTCTTACTGAGCAGCACCTTTGTGTACAATACTGTGAACAAAATTGATCAGGGTGCTATCGACCTACTGCA CAATGTGACAGAACTGACAGATCTGCTCAAGGCAAGAAACTCACCCGACCTTGACAGGGTTGAAGATCCTGCTGACTCTGCGAGCTTCTTCCCAGACTTAGTGTGGACTCTGAGAGATTTCTGCTTAGGCCTGGAAATAGATGGGCAACTTGTCACACCAGATGAATACCTGGAGAATTCCCTAAGGCCAAAGCAAG GTAGTGATCAAAGAGTTCAAAATTTCAATTTGCCCCGTCTGTGTATACAGAAGTTCTTtccaaaaaagaaatgctttatcTTTGACTTACCTGCTCACCAAAAAAAGCTTGCCCAACTTGAAACACTGCCTGATGATGAGCTAGAGCCTGAATTTGTGCAACAAGTGACAGAATTCTGTTCCTACATCTTTAGCCATTCTATGACCAAGACTCTTCCAGGTGGCATCATGGTCAATGGATCTC GTCTAAAGAACCTGGTGCTGACCTATGTCAATGCCATCAGCAGTGGGGATCTGCCTTGCATAGAGAATGCAGTCCTGGCCTTGGCTCAGAGAGAGAACTCAGCTGCAGTGCAAAAGGCCATTGCCCACTATGACCAGCAAATGGGCCAGAAAGTGCAGCTGCCCATGGAAACCCTCCAGGAGCTGCTGGACCTGCACAGGACCAGTGAGAGGGAGGCCATTGAAGTCTTCATGAAAAACTCTTTCAAGGATGTAGACCAAAGTTTCCAGAAAGAATTGGAG ACTCTACTAGATGCAAAACAGAATGACATTTGTAAACGGAACTCGGAAGCATCCTTGGATCATTGCTTGGCTTTACTTAAGGATATTTTTGGTCCTCTAGAAGAAGCAGTGAAGCAGGGAATTTATTTCAAGCCAGGAGGCCATAATCTCTTcattcagaaaacagaagaacTGAAGGCAAAGTACTATCGGGAGCCTCGGAAAGGAATACAG GCTGAAGAAGTTCTGCAGAAATATTTAAAGTCCAAGGAGTCTGTGAGTCATGCAATATTACAGACTGACCAGGCtctcacagagaaggaaaaacagaagaaag AGGCACAAGTGAAAGCAGAAGCTGCAGAGGCTGAAGCGCAAAGGTTGGCGGCGATTCGAAGGCAGAACGAGCAAATGatgcaggagagggagagactcCATCAGGAACAAGTGAGACAAATGGAGATAGCCCAACAAAATTGGCTGGCAGAGCAACAGAAAATGCAGCAACAACAGATGCAG GAACAGGCTGCACAGCTCAGCACAACATTCCAAGCTCAAAATAGAAGCCTTCTCAGTGAGCTCCAGCACGCCCAGAGGACTGTTAATAACGATGATCCATGTGTTTTACTCTAA